From Nitrospirota bacterium, a single genomic window includes:
- the ftsH gene encoding ATP-dependent zinc metalloprotease FtsH — translation MDKKQLRFSIWYVVVALWVVALIQLFVTPAFGPSELSYSDFKAAVAGDKVEEVSISTATIHGRLKADQAGDSARLFNTIRVDDPDLLRDLEAHGVKVTGVIESTFLRDLLSWVVPILVFAGVWLFLMRRMGQGQGGFMTVGKSKAKIYMEQDIKVRFTDVAGVDEAQQELREVIEFLKTPGKFTRLGGKIPKGILLVGPPGTGKTLLARAVAGEAAVPFFSISGSEFVEMFVGVGAARVRDLFLQAKQKAPCIIFIDELDALGKARGMGPMAHEEREQTLNQLLVEMDGFDPRVGVILMAATNRPEILDPALLRAGRFDRHVVVDRPDRLGRLAILKVHARSVPLGPDADLEVIAGMTPGFVGADLANLINESALLAVRRGKDLVGAAELQEAVERVIAGLERKNRVLNPMERERVAHHEIGHALMALSMPGMHPVQKISIIPRGVAALGYTLQLPTEDRFLMTKSELEDKIAMLLGGRVAEEIIYHEVSTGAQDDLMKATDIAKSMVKTYGMSAKLGGVTFDGARQPTFLQAAPAGAPADYSEATAREIDCEVRSIIDAQYARVRATLQARQDALRRAAAVLLEKETMTGDELRTFVASPAA, via the coding sequence ATGGACAAGAAACAGCTACGGTTCTCGATCTGGTACGTGGTGGTGGCGCTGTGGGTCGTGGCCCTGATCCAGTTGTTCGTGACTCCCGCCTTCGGCCCCTCGGAGCTCTCTTACAGCGACTTCAAGGCCGCGGTGGCGGGAGACAAGGTGGAAGAGGTGTCGATTTCAACCGCCACGATTCACGGCCGTCTCAAAGCCGACCAAGCCGGGGACTCGGCGCGTCTTTTCAACACCATCCGAGTGGACGATCCGGACCTCTTGCGCGATCTGGAGGCCCACGGCGTGAAAGTCACGGGCGTGATCGAGAGCACCTTTCTCCGCGATTTACTCTCCTGGGTGGTGCCGATTCTGGTGTTTGCGGGAGTGTGGCTGTTCCTCATGCGCCGGATGGGTCAGGGCCAGGGCGGGTTTATGACCGTGGGCAAGAGCAAAGCCAAGATCTACATGGAGCAGGATATCAAGGTGCGGTTCACCGATGTGGCGGGCGTGGATGAAGCGCAACAGGAGCTGCGCGAGGTCATCGAGTTTCTCAAGACCCCCGGCAAATTTACCCGCTTGGGCGGCAAGATCCCCAAAGGCATCCTGTTGGTGGGTCCGCCGGGAACCGGGAAAACCCTGCTCGCGCGCGCCGTGGCCGGGGAGGCCGCAGTTCCGTTCTTCTCGATCAGCGGGTCCGAGTTCGTGGAGATGTTCGTCGGCGTGGGCGCCGCGCGGGTGCGCGATCTGTTTCTGCAGGCCAAACAGAAGGCGCCGTGCATCATCTTTATCGACGAGTTGGACGCCTTGGGGAAAGCGCGCGGGATGGGACCCATGGCGCATGAAGAGCGCGAACAGACGCTCAACCAGCTCCTCGTCGAGATGGACGGGTTCGATCCGCGCGTCGGGGTGATCCTGATGGCCGCGACCAACCGGCCGGAGATTCTGGATCCCGCGTTGCTCCGCGCCGGGCGCTTTGATCGCCACGTGGTGGTGGATCGCCCCGATCGGTTGGGCCGGCTGGCAATTCTCAAGGTTCACGCCCGCAGCGTACCCCTTGGGCCCGACGCGGATCTCGAAGTCATCGCCGGAATGACGCCGGGCTTCGTGGGGGCGGATCTGGCCAACCTGATCAACGAATCCGCGCTGCTGGCGGTTCGCCGGGGCAAGGACCTGGTGGGCGCCGCGGAACTGCAGGAGGCCGTGGAACGGGTCATTGCGGGGCTTGAGCGAAAGAACCGCGTGTTGAATCCCATGGAACGCGAACGCGTGGCGCATCACGAAATCGGTCACGCGCTGATGGCGTTGTCGATGCCCGGCATGCACCCGGTCCAGAAAATTTCGATCATCCCGCGCGGCGTTGCCGCGCTCGGGTACACGCTGCAGTTACCCACCGAGGACCGCTTTCTGATGACCAAGTCGGAGCTTGAGGATAAAATCGCCATGCTCCTGGGTGGCCGCGTGGCGGAAGAGATCATCTATCACGAAGTCTCCACCGGGGCCCAAGACGATCTGATGAAGGCCACCGACATTGCGAAGAGCATGGTTAAGACATACGGCATGAGCGCCAAGCTCGGCGGGGTCACGTTCGACGGCGCACGACAACCCACGTTCCTGCAGGCAGCCCCAGCCGGCGCTCCTGCGGACTACAGCGAAGCCACGGCGCGGGAGATTGACTGCGAGGTGCGGTCCATCATCGACGCGCAATACGCCCGGGTGCGGGCCACGCTGCAAGCGCGTCAGGATGCGCTGCGACGGGCGGCCGCCGTACTGCTGGAAAAAGAGACCATGACCGGCGACGAGTTGCGGACGTTCGTCGCGTCGCCCGCCGCATAG
- a CDS encoding DUF6502 family protein encodes MSQALSAAIRKLLRPVIRILLRNHVSFGVFSDLAKRVYVEVAMEEFGLPGRKQSVSRVSILTGLSRKEVGRVRHLPIPDDAEAVGRYNRAARVVTGWVRDEAFSDGQGNPAVLSVEGTGATFAELVRRFSGDVPARAVLDELLRNGLVGRRGEGKVRLLARAYVPRREETEKLSILGTDVSDLVRTIDHNLRAGETEALFQRKVAYDNLPEEVLPQLRERTRERAQALLEEMDRWLSQHDRDLNPSAQGTGRKRGGIGIYYFEEEFPEGGRGK; translated from the coding sequence ATGAGCCAGGCCCTTTCGGCCGCGATTCGAAAGTTGCTTCGCCCCGTAATTCGCATCCTGCTGAGGAACCACGTTTCCTTCGGAGTGTTTTCAGACCTGGCGAAACGGGTCTATGTAGAAGTGGCCATGGAGGAGTTCGGATTGCCCGGGCGAAAACAGTCCGTTTCCAGGGTGTCCATCCTGACCGGTCTATCCCGCAAGGAAGTGGGGCGCGTCAGGCATCTGCCCATCCCGGATGACGCGGAGGCTGTCGGGCGCTACAACCGGGCGGCTCGGGTAGTGACCGGCTGGGTCCGAGACGAGGCCTTTTCCGACGGACAGGGAAACCCGGCCGTTTTGTCCGTGGAAGGAACCGGGGCCACCTTCGCCGAGTTGGTCCGGCGGTTCAGCGGGGATGTACCGGCCCGGGCGGTCTTGGACGAGCTGTTGCGAAACGGCCTGGTGGGGCGTCGGGGGGAGGGCAAGGTCCGCCTTCTGGCCCGTGCCTATGTCCCACGCAGGGAGGAGACAGAGAAACTCAGCATTCTGGGAACGGATGTATCGGATCTGGTTCGCACCATCGACCATAATCTTCGCGCCGGGGAGACCGAGGCCCTCTTTCAACGCAAGGTCGCCTATGACAACCTGCCCGAAGAAGTCCTGCCGCAACTGAGAGAGCGCACCCGCGAGCGAGCGCAGGCCCTCTTGGAAGAGATGGACCGATGGCTTTCACAACATGACCGAGACCTGAATCCTTCCGCCCAGGGGACAGGGCGAAAGCGTGGCGGCATCGGTATTTATTATTTTGAAGAAGAGTTCCCGGAGGGAGGAAGGGGAAAATGA
- a CDS encoding DUF167 domain-containing protein, with product MSRLSVKVIPKASSTRIVGWLGKALKVAVTAAPEGGRANAAVCELLASSLGVATSRVRCVAGHASSRKLFEIDELTETEVVARLGRLGASPQAHSQES from the coding sequence GTGTCCCGCCTATCCGTGAAAGTGATTCCCAAGGCTTCCTCAACGCGCATCGTTGGCTGGCTGGGCAAGGCCTTGAAAGTCGCGGTCACCGCGGCGCCCGAAGGGGGGCGGGCCAACGCAGCCGTGTGCGAACTGCTCGCGTCGTCGCTGGGAGTGGCGACATCCCGTGTGCGGTGCGTTGCGGGGCACGCGTCGTCGCGAAAACTGTTCGAAATCGACGAATTGACCGAGACGGAGGTTGTCGCGCGCCTCGGTCGTCTTGGGGCTAGCCCGCAGGCCCATTCCCAAGAGTCCTGA
- a CDS encoding PHP domain-containing protein, with product MRGASAIVGLVALSVTVGCTLPSTFHAIRQELAALPAEPASPADPELRRFKGVVHVHTHLSHDSRGDEDEIVRAARAAGLDFVMLTDHNRPAIFESGMAGERNGVLLIRGAEFRCDDQYLLAVGIDRFLDPQGLTCAEVATAITAQGGLPIGAHPNRLTLWDEPSVAGVEVWDLYDEAKTHRWRYLAWALDVAVWYGTYPGEILSRTIRRPDRALAAFDQQTTRRRLTAVATPDAHQNVRVLGRQLDPYPLAFRLVPLYVLAPDRTRDGLLAALRQGRVYFAFEVFKPAPDFEFRVIDGTGTAWHMGDEVPVAHGLTVEVFAPHRGLITVLRDGRPVAHAEAARLSLPAPGAGVYRAEVALSVQGQWRPWIFSNPIYVR from the coding sequence ATGCGCGGTGCGTCCGCGATCGTGGGGCTCGTCGCCCTCAGCGTGACGGTCGGGTGCACCCTTCCCTCTACGTTCCACGCCATCCGCCAAGAACTCGCCGCGCTGCCCGCGGAGCCCGCTTCCCCGGCGGACCCGGAGCTTCGACGGTTCAAAGGCGTGGTGCACGTCCATACCCACCTCTCCCACGACAGCCGCGGCGATGAAGATGAGATCGTGCGTGCGGCCCGCGCCGCGGGTCTGGACTTCGTGATGTTGACGGATCACAACCGCCCCGCGATCTTCGAGTCCGGCATGGCGGGTGAACGCAACGGCGTGCTCCTGATCCGAGGCGCCGAGTTTCGGTGCGACGACCAGTACCTGCTCGCCGTCGGGATCGACCGCTTCCTCGACCCCCAGGGTCTGACCTGCGCCGAGGTGGCGACCGCAATCACGGCGCAGGGCGGGCTGCCAATCGGCGCCCATCCCAACCGGCTCACGTTGTGGGACGAACCCTCGGTGGCCGGGGTCGAAGTCTGGGACCTGTACGATGAAGCCAAGACCCACCGCTGGCGGTACCTGGCATGGGCGCTGGACGTGGCGGTCTGGTACGGCACTTATCCCGGAGAGATCTTGTCCAGGACGATCCGGCGGCCCGACCGCGCGCTGGCGGCCTTCGACCAACAAACCACTCGGCGCCGCTTGACCGCCGTCGCCACCCCGGACGCGCATCAGAACGTCCGCGTATTGGGGCGACAACTCGATCCCTACCCATTGGCGTTTCGGCTCGTGCCGCTGTATGTCCTGGCCCCCGATCGCACGCGGGACGGCTTGCTGGCCGCCCTTCGCCAGGGTCGGGTCTATTTTGCCTTCGAGGTGTTCAAGCCCGCCCCGGATTTCGAGTTCCGCGTGATTGACGGGACCGGGACAGCGTGGCACATGGGCGACGAGGTGCCGGTCGCGCACGGGTTGACGGTCGAGGTCTTCGCACCCCATCGCGGGCTGATCACCGTGCTGCGCGACGGGCGCCCCGTGGCGCACGCTGAGGCCGCTCGTCTCTCGCTGCCCGCGCCAGGGGCTGGGGTCTACCGCGCGGAAGTAGCGCTCTCGGTGCAAGGACAATGGCGTCCGTGGATCTTCTCAAACCCCATTTACGTGCGCTGA
- a CDS encoding fibronectin type III domain-containing protein, protein MIGALLFAALVVLGSGTPVFAADAILSWDANTEPDLARYNVHYGTSSGSYTTVIPVGLVTSYTVTGLGPGTYYFAVTAENTAGGLSGFSNEVSKVVPDTTPPVISAVAASAITASGTTLTWATNEASTSLAEFGLTTSYGSSTALDSTRVTAHTRTLSGLSAATTYHYRVISTDAAGNTAVSADNTFTTASAADTTPPGLSNITSGSVTSAAASITWVTNEAATTQVDYGTTTAYGASTTLDATLVTAHSAALVGLQGGTTYHFRVRSADAAGNVAVSGDATFTTLAAPDTTAPTISGVVASSTGATSTVITWSTNEPSTSVVDYGLGTSYGSSSTDTTLVTSHSRSLIGLTASTTYHFRVRSADAAGNTASSADFVFTTSAQPDTTAPTLSSIASGSVTNAGATITWTTNEASTTQVDYGTTTAYGASTTLNATLVTAHSAALSGLQTATTYNYRVRSADAAGNVAVSTNRTFTTAAAPDTTGPTISNLAAGNATPTSVVVTWSTNEPATSWVEFGLTTAYGQQSPASATLVSSHSQTLTGLTAGATYHVRAQSADAAGNVSRSNDLTVVLPTVADTTAPEDVRQFSATGELGQIRLRWNNPPDADFVGVQIRFRLDRFPTGPTDGEILGDFSGQPGEAGEALHDGLIDGVTYYYAAASYDFSGNRQNTAFASAMSGASLSSLNEDSSPQTGGCGMIIPRNGDPPSGPWQAADLVLMALVAIYLMRRRLVRWPAAGAVTSPG, encoded by the coding sequence TTGATAGGCGCGCTCCTGTTCGCGGCGCTCGTCGTCTTGGGGTCGGGAACTCCAGTCTTTGCGGCAGACGCCATCTTGTCTTGGGACGCCAACACCGAGCCTGACTTGGCCCGGTACAACGTCCACTACGGAACCAGCTCCGGTTCATACACCACGGTGATTCCTGTTGGTTTGGTGACTTCGTATACCGTCACCGGGCTGGGTCCCGGAACGTACTATTTTGCGGTGACCGCGGAAAACACCGCGGGCGGGCTGAGCGGGTTCTCCAACGAGGTGAGCAAGGTCGTCCCCGACACCACCCCACCCGTGATTTCCGCGGTTGCTGCCAGCGCCATCACCGCATCCGGCACGACGCTGACGTGGGCGACCAACGAAGCGTCGACATCGCTGGCGGAATTTGGGCTCACCACCAGCTACGGGAGTTCAACCGCCCTTGATTCCACGCGGGTGACCGCCCACACCCGGACACTCAGCGGACTATCGGCCGCCACCACCTACCACTATCGGGTGATCAGCACCGATGCCGCCGGCAATACCGCGGTGTCGGCGGACAACACGTTTACCACCGCGTCGGCCGCGGACACCACGCCGCCGGGGCTGTCGAACATCACGTCCGGCTCCGTGACCAGCGCGGCAGCCAGCATCACGTGGGTCACCAACGAAGCCGCGACCACGCAGGTCGATTACGGCACCACCACGGCCTACGGCGCCTCGACCACGCTCGACGCCACGCTCGTCACCGCTCACAGCGCCGCGCTCGTCGGTTTGCAGGGCGGCACCACCTATCACTTCCGCGTACGCAGCGCGGACGCGGCCGGCAACGTCGCGGTCTCCGGCGATGCCACCTTTACGACGCTTGCGGCGCCGGATACCACGGCGCCCACCATCTCCGGCGTGGTCGCCAGTTCCACGGGAGCCACGAGCACCGTGATTACGTGGTCCACGAACGAGCCGTCGACGTCCGTGGTGGACTACGGCCTCGGGACCTCCTATGGATCGTCGTCCACCGACACCACCCTGGTCACCAGCCACAGCAGATCCCTGATCGGACTCACTGCGTCAACGACCTACCACTTCCGCGTCAGGAGCGCGGACGCGGCCGGCAATACGGCGTCGTCAGCCGACTTTGTGTTCACGACATCCGCGCAACCCGACACCACCGCGCCCACGCTCTCAAGCATTGCGTCGGGCTCGGTGACCAACGCGGGCGCGACCATCACCTGGACCACCAACGAGGCTTCCACCACCCAGGTCGACTACGGCACCACCACGGCCTACGGCGCCTCCACCACCCTCAACGCCACGCTGGTCACCGCCCACAGCGCCGCGCTCTCCGGGCTCCAAACCGCAACCACCTACAACTACCGCGTCCGCAGCGCGGATGCGGCCGGCAACGTCGCGGTCTCGACCAATAGGACCTTCACCACGGCCGCCGCGCCCGACACCACCGGCCCCACGATTTCCAACCTGGCTGCGGGAAACGCGACGCCGACGTCCGTCGTGGTGACGTGGTCCACCAACGAGCCGGCGACCTCGTGGGTCGAGTTCGGCCTCACCACGGCCTACGGGCAACAATCTCCGGCCAGCGCGACCCTGGTGTCGAGCCACAGCCAAACGCTCACCGGCTTGACCGCCGGAGCCACGTACCACGTCCGGGCGCAGAGTGCGGATGCCGCTGGCAATGTATCCCGTTCGAACGACCTGACGGTGGTTCTCCCCACGGTCGCGGACACCACAGCTCCCGAGGACGTGCGCCAATTTTCGGCCACCGGAGAGCTTGGCCAGATCAGATTGCGCTGGAACAACCCTCCGGATGCGGATTTCGTCGGCGTGCAGATTCGCTTCCGCCTAGACCGATTCCCCACCGGTCCGACCGACGGGGAGATCCTGGGGGACTTCTCGGGCCAGCCCGGAGAGGCGGGCGAGGCGCTCCACGACGGATTGATCGACGGGGTGACCTACTACTACGCCGCCGCGTCGTACGACTTCTCGGGCAATCGCCAGAACACGGCGTTCGCGTCAGCCATGTCCGGGGCATCTTTGAGCTCGCTCAACGAAGACTCCTCGCCCCAGACAGGGGGTTGCGGAATGATCATCCCGCGCAACGGTGACCCGCCGTCCGGGCCGTGGCAGGCTGCCGATCTGGTGCTGATGGCTCTGGTCGCGATCTACCTGATGCGGCGACGGCTCGTCCGCTGGCCCGCGGCAGGGGCGGTTACGTCTCCGGGTTGA
- a CDS encoding PDZ domain-containing protein: MPASDPIRYRIEPVDPAAHLFEVTCTIPDPDPNGQRVALPTWIPGSYLIRDFARHVVTLHARSQGRPVHVIKLDKASWRCDPVSGPLIIVCRVYAWDLSVRTAYLDTTRGYFNGTSVFLMVEGQEHRPCAVEIAPPPGGARDWRIATAMRRSGADPYGFGGYCAADYYELVDHPVEMGNFALASFTACGVPHDVVLTGRHRADVERLGRDLQAVCEHHIRMFGEPAPFDRYVFLIHAVGDGYGGLEHRASTSLLCSRNDLPNPGEAEVSDQYRTFLALASHEYFHAWNVKRIKPQAFVPYDLSREMYTRLLWAFEGITSYYDALALVRTKRITPTSYLELLGQTITRLLRGAGRFKQTVEESSFDAWIKFYKPDENTPNAVVSYYTKGALVALALDLTIRRETANTRSLDDIMRALWERYGKTGIGVPEDGVERIASDVSGLDLRAFFDHALRSAEDLPLSELFAAFGIDLALRPAESEQDKGGKPVANPRPARSTLGVRLADQTPDATLAAVYDGGAARAAGLAAGDVIVAADGLRATRANLDALVGTHPPGNTVRIHAFRRDELMVFDVVLRAAPADTCVLTLRDPVDELTRSRRAAWWAEVNPET; this comes from the coding sequence GTGCCCGCGTCCGATCCGATTCGATACCGTATCGAGCCCGTCGACCCCGCCGCTCACCTGTTCGAGGTGACGTGTACGATTCCCGACCCGGACCCGAACGGCCAGCGCGTGGCCCTGCCGACTTGGATTCCCGGCAGCTATCTCATCCGGGACTTCGCCCGTCACGTGGTGACGCTCCACGCGCGGTCACAGGGTCGGCCGGTTCACGTGATCAAGCTCGACAAGGCCAGCTGGCGCTGCGACCCGGTCAGTGGTCCCTTGATCATCGTGTGCCGCGTGTACGCGTGGGACCTGTCGGTTCGCACCGCGTACCTCGACACGACGCGGGGCTACTTCAACGGCACCAGCGTGTTTTTGATGGTCGAGGGACAAGAGCACCGGCCGTGCGCCGTGGAGATCGCGCCACCGCCTGGCGGGGCGCGCGACTGGCGCATCGCGACCGCGATGCGCCGAAGCGGTGCGGACCCGTACGGGTTCGGCGGCTATTGCGCAGCGGACTACTACGAACTAGTCGACCATCCGGTCGAGATGGGGAACTTTGCCCTGGCGTCGTTCACGGCGTGCGGGGTCCCGCACGATGTGGTGCTCACGGGGCGCCACCGCGCGGACGTCGAGCGCCTCGGCCGAGATCTGCAAGCCGTCTGTGAACACCACATTCGGATGTTCGGAGAACCCGCACCATTCGATCGGTACGTGTTCCTGATCCACGCGGTCGGTGACGGCTATGGAGGGCTCGAGCACCGGGCCTCCACCAGCCTGCTGTGCTCGCGCAACGATCTCCCGAACCCCGGCGAGGCCGAGGTCAGCGACCAGTACCGCACGTTTTTGGCATTGGCAAGCCACGAGTATTTTCACGCCTGGAACGTGAAGCGGATCAAACCCCAAGCGTTCGTGCCCTACGATCTATCTCGAGAAATGTACACGCGACTGTTGTGGGCGTTCGAGGGCATCACCTCGTACTACGACGCGCTGGCGCTGGTCCGCACCAAACGCATCACGCCGACGAGCTACTTGGAGCTGTTGGGTCAAACCATCACGCGACTGCTGCGTGGGGCCGGGCGGTTCAAGCAGACCGTGGAAGAGTCGAGCTTCGACGCGTGGATCAAATTCTACAAACCCGATGAAAATACCCCGAACGCCGTGGTCAGCTATTACACCAAGGGGGCGTTGGTCGCGTTGGCGCTCGATCTCACCATTCGACGTGAGACCGCGAACACTCGGTCGCTGGACGACATCATGCGGGCGTTGTGGGAACGGTACGGCAAGACCGGCATCGGCGTTCCCGAAGACGGCGTGGAGCGGATCGCCTCGGACGTGTCGGGGCTTGATCTACGGGCGTTTTTTGATCACGCGCTGCGGAGCGCCGAGGACCTGCCGCTCTCCGAGCTGTTTGCGGCGTTCGGCATCGACCTCGCGTTGCGGCCGGCGGAGTCGGAGCAGGACAAGGGCGGGAAGCCAGTCGCCAACCCCCGCCCAGCCAGGTCGACACTCGGAGTCCGCTTGGCGGATCAGACTCCGGACGCGACGTTGGCCGCGGTTTACGACGGCGGCGCGGCTCGCGCCGCGGGTCTGGCCGCCGGTGACGTGATCGTTGCGGCCGACGGGCTGCGGGCCACGCGGGCAAACCTGGATGCCCTGGTCGGCACGCACCCGCCGGGAAACACGGTCCGCATCCATGCGTTTCGCCGCGACGAATTGATGGTATTCGACGTGGTGCTCAGGGCCGCGCCCGCGGATACCTGCGTCCTCACGCTGCGGGATCCGGTCGACGAACTGACTCGGTCCCGGCGCGCCGCGTGGTGGGCTGAGGTCAACCCGGAGACGTAA
- a CDS encoding TlyA family RNA methyltransferase, whose product MSRAPIKKQRADLALVARGLAPSRARAHALILAGLVRSGDRPVEKPGEFVAADATLHVEGPEHPYVSRGGMKLAAALDAFGIDPHGLVCLDIGASTGGFTDCLLRRGATRVWAVDVGYGQFAWELRSDPRIRLVERANIRSLPRATITDPIDLAVIDVSFISLRLVLPKAAEFLRPEARVIALVKPQFEVGRAHVGRGGIVRDPAQRIRAVEDVVAAAAGSGLAWKGTIPSPIQGRDGNQEYLVALVVAPRA is encoded by the coding sequence ATGTCGCGTGCACCGATCAAGAAACAACGAGCGGACTTGGCTTTGGTGGCCCGCGGCCTGGCCCCCAGCCGCGCGCGAGCCCACGCGCTGATCTTGGCGGGGCTGGTGAGATCCGGCGATCGCCCGGTCGAAAAACCCGGGGAGTTCGTCGCGGCGGACGCCACGTTGCACGTCGAAGGTCCCGAACATCCCTACGTCAGCCGCGGAGGAATGAAACTCGCCGCGGCGCTGGACGCGTTCGGGATCGACCCCCACGGCCTGGTGTGTCTGGACATCGGGGCATCGACCGGCGGGTTCACCGACTGCCTGCTCAGGCGGGGGGCGACCCGCGTGTGGGCCGTGGATGTCGGATACGGACAGTTCGCATGGGAACTCCGCAGCGACCCGCGCATCCGATTGGTGGAGCGCGCGAACATCCGGAGCTTGCCGCGCGCCACCATCACCGACCCGATCGATCTCGCGGTCATCGACGTGTCGTTCATCTCCCTGCGCCTGGTCCTCCCGAAGGCCGCGGAGTTTCTCCGGCCCGAGGCGCGGGTGATCGCGCTCGTCAAACCGCAGTTCGAAGTAGGACGCGCGCACGTCGGCCGGGGCGGGATCGTCCGAGACCCGGCCCAGCGGATCCGCGCCGTGGAGGACGTGGTGGCGGCGGCCGCGGGGTCGGGACTGGCCTGGAAAGGGACGATCCCCTCGCCGATCCAGGGGCGGGACGGCAACCAGGAGTACCTGGTCGCGCTCGTCGTCGCCCCCCGCGCTTGA
- a CDS encoding neutral/alkaline non-lysosomal ceramidase N-terminal domain-containing protein: MDLLKPHLRALTVGVLLALPASGCLPIDHTPVESTSAFTAALAQADRVTPIEPQPLLAGAARVDMTPTGSPPLAGYGNRLGRPSQGVHDRVYARALALAAGERTLVLVSLDLLAVTDDMVTAIEARLDREVNVAGGDLIVAATHTHSSFGAVARRVWESFAAGEYDETLFRFLVDRASTAAITAIRDLAPAEVAWGEAMAPDRVTNRMIPDGYADAAVPFLAVRRPAGIPLATVVNFSAHATVLKADNALLSGDYPGAFARSLEERGGVALFTAGAVADQTGVPPEARDRFTATEAMGVDLADRVQTARDRLPADTWAGRAALGSWRLTLDLPASQIKVSPHRRLPRVVGDLLFDRATSVTLAVIGDGILIGVPCDLSAQIGAAWKAEATRLGRRAVVVGFANDYVGYVIPSEYYETPHYEARMSFNGPYMDRYLSAVVSRGLSRLGPLPPVAP, translated from the coding sequence GTGGATCTTCTCAAACCCCATTTACGTGCGCTGACCGTCGGGGTATTGCTGGCCCTCCCAGCGAGCGGCTGCCTGCCCATCGATCACACGCCGGTCGAGTCCACCTCCGCGTTCACCGCGGCGCTCGCTCAAGCCGACCGGGTGACGCCGATCGAGCCGCAGCCTCTGCTGGCCGGAGCCGCTCGGGTGGACATGACGCCGACCGGCTCCCCGCCCCTCGCGGGCTATGGCAACCGCCTGGGCCGACCGTCCCAGGGCGTACACGACCGGGTGTACGCTCGCGCATTGGCGCTGGCCGCAGGCGAGCGCACGCTCGTGCTGGTCTCCCTGGATCTCCTGGCCGTCACCGACGACATGGTGACCGCCATCGAGGCGCGCCTCGATCGCGAGGTCAACGTGGCGGGCGGGGACCTGATCGTTGCCGCAACCCACACGCATTCCAGCTTCGGCGCCGTCGCCCGCAGGGTGTGGGAGAGCTTTGCGGCCGGCGAGTACGACGAGACCCTGTTTCGCTTCTTGGTGGATCGTGCGTCGACGGCCGCGATTACCGCGATACGCGACCTTGCCCCCGCCGAAGTCGCGTGGGGGGAGGCCATGGCGCCCGATCGCGTCACCAACCGCATGATTCCCGACGGATATGCCGACGCCGCGGTCCCGTTTCTGGCGGTGCGGCGACCCGCCGGGATCCCGCTGGCGACCGTGGTCAATTTTTCCGCCCATGCCACGGTCCTCAAGGCGGACAACGCGCTGTTGTCGGGTGACTATCCGGGCGCGTTCGCTCGCTCGCTGGAAGAGCGGGGCGGGGTGGCCTTGTTCACGGCCGGCGCGGTGGCTGATCAAACCGGCGTCCCACCGGAGGCTCGGGATCGGTTCACAGCCACGGAGGCCATGGGCGTTGATCTCGCGGATCGCGTCCAGACCGCCAGGGATCGCCTGCCCGCAGACACCTGGGCTGGTCGCGCGGCGCTGGGCTCCTGGCGGTTGACGCTCGACCTGCCGGCCTCGCAGATCAAAGTCTCGCCCCACCGACGTCTTCCGCGGGTGGTCGGCGATCTGCTCTTCGACCGTGCCACCAGCGTCACCCTTGCGGTAATCGGCGACGGGATCCTCATCGGCGTGCCGTGCGACCTCTCCGCGCAGATCGGCGCGGCCTGGAAGGCCGAGGCCACTCGCTTGGGCCGACGCGCCGTGGTCGTTGGATTCGCCAATGACTATGTGGGGTACGTGATCCCTTCGGAGTATTACGAGACCCCCCACTACGAGGCGCGAATGTCGTTCAACGGCCCGTACATGGATCGCTATCTGTCCGCGGTGGTCTCCCGCGGTTTGTCGCGCCTGGGTCCGCTCCCACCGGTCGCGCCGTGA
- a CDS encoding MEKHLA domain-containing protein — MSRALAEHLRRLSASFSRWTGRDLVARPSDVNDLARQLFEAPFVLLSHGTESDPILNYGNRMALTLWETDWERFTRMPSRLTAEPLARGERARVLADVARQGYTDTYRGVRISTGGRRFLIERAVVWTIVDADGRYQGQAAMFEQWMYLD; from the coding sequence ATGAGCAGAGCGCTTGCGGAGCATCTTCGGCGGCTCTCAGCGAGCTTTTCTCGTTGGACCGGCCGGGACTTGGTTGCAAGGCCGAGCGATGTCAACGATTTGGCCAGGCAATTGTTCGAAGCGCCGTTCGTCCTCCTCTCGCACGGGACCGAGTCGGATCCGATCCTCAACTACGGGAACCGGATGGCGCTGACCCTGTGGGAGACCGATTGGGAGCGATTTACGCGTATGCCGTCGCGCCTGACCGCGGAGCCGCTGGCCCGTGGCGAACGTGCGCGCGTTCTGGCCGATGTGGCACGTCAGGGCTATACCGATACGTACCGAGGCGTCCGGATCTCGACCGGCGGACGTCGGTTCCTGATCGAGCGCGCCGTGGTGTGGACGATTGTGGACGCTGACGGACGATACCAGGGCCAGGCCGCCATGTTCGAGCAGTGGATGTACCTCGATTGA